Genomic segment of Paraburkholderia agricolaris:
GAGCGTCGCGCGGATCAGCATTTCCTCGACGTCCGCGAGAGGGGTGCCGACGGTGACCTGCACACGGCTGCCGTTCAGATCGCGTCCGTTTGCCGAGCCCGCTTCATCGGCGCGCAGCGATTCCAGCACGTCACCCGAGGCTTGATACGCCCGGCGCACGCGATCCTGTAACTCGCGCACATTGCCCGGCCACTCGTACGAAAGACACTCGCGCAGGAAATTCGGTCCGACCTGCTTGGCCACCTCCGGCGTACCACGCGAGGTTGCTTCGTGATTCAGTTCATCGACCACGGCTTGCGCGATCAGCGCCGGATCGTCGCCGCGCTCGCGCAACGGCGGCAGCGTGATAGCCGCCGCTTCGAGACGCAGCGCGAGGTCCTGATGCAAGCTGCCGTCGGCAACCGCCGCGCGCGGGTTTTTGCGTGTCGATGCGATCAGCCTGAAATCGGTCACCACCTGATTCGTGCCCCCGACGCGCATGAAGGTCTGCGAATCCAGTGCGCGCAGCAGCGCTTCCTGCTGGGCACGCGGCAGCTCGGCGATTTCTTCGATGAACAGCGTGCCGCCGCTGGCTTGCTCGAATAGCCCCGGTTCGCGCTGGTCGGCGCCGCTGAACGCACCGCGCTCGTGGCCGAACAGCAGACTGTCGAGCGAGCGGTGCGCCGCGAGGCTGCCTGCGCTCCGGCAATCGAATGTGA
This window contains:
- a CDS encoding sigma-54-dependent transcriptional regulator; its protein translation is MPHALIVEDDPNSLSGLSAILAADGFSVDTATTIAEARAALTRFIPDVVLVDLNLPDGSGLDVLQHLPAHPPGGALPVIVMTGNATVESAIEGLRHGIWDYLLKPVNIPRLRSLLARIPRPYELTEEVQTLRASLRQLGRFGSLLGRSGAVQHVYDTIEHIAPTEAAVLISGETGTGKQIAARTLHDMSRRRKGPFVTFDCRSAGSLAAHRSLDSLLFGHERGAFSGADQREPGLFEQASGGTLFIEEIAELPRAQQEALLRALDSQTFMRVGGTNQVVTDFRLIASTRKNPRAAVADGSLHQDLALRLEAAAITLPPLRERGDDPALIAQAVVDELNHEATSRGTPEVAKQVGPNFLRECLSYEWPGNVRELQDRVRRAYQASGDVLESLRADEAGSANGRDLNGSRVQVTVGTPLADVEEMLIRATLDAVGGTRHRAASLLGISPKTLYNKLQRMRLN